CCGACGGCCCGGCACCTTACTACACGGTGATAGGGCCCGGGCGGCGCGGCGCCGAGCTCGAGCAGTGGGCGGCCATCAAGCGGGCGGCCTCCGAGGCCATCCTGCGGCTCGGCGGCACGATCACGCACCACCACGCCGTCGGCCGTGACCACCGGCCCTGGTACGACCGCGAGCGTCCCGCGGGCTTCGCCGCCGCGCTCGCCGCCGCCAAGGCAGCGCTCGACCCGGCGGGCGTCCTCAACCCGGGCGTGCTGATCGATCCGCGGTAGGAGTCCTTACGCGGGGCTCGCGAGCGCGCCCGGACGGAGATGGATGACGCGGAGCCAGGCGAGGAGCCGCGTCACCGCGTAGGTCGGGTCGAACTCGAAGCGGCGCCACGCGAAGTTGAGGCGGCTCGCGGCACGGTGGTGGTTGTTCTGGAAGAGCTCGCCCAGGGTGAGGAAGTCGAAGGGCAGGAAGTTCCGCGAGGCGTCGTTGGTCCGGAAGTTGCGGTACCCGTAGCGGTGGCCGCACCAGTTGACGATCGCGCCGTGCACCGGCCCCAGCACCCAGTGGACGGGGAGCAGCAGGAACTGCCACCACGCCGTCGCAAGCCAGAGGTAGACGAGCCCGTAGGCCGTGCCCCACGCGATGCGCCCGGTCCACGACGAGCCGACCCGGTCGAGCCAGGGCCACTCGGGGTAGTTGCCGAGGAAGCGGGGCTCGGGCGACGACGTCCCCACCAGGTGCGCGTTGTAGCGCAGGGCGGTCGTCCACATCATGGTGAGCACGTTGGCGAAGAAGCCGGGGGCGTGCGGGTCCCGCTCGGTGTCGCTGTAAGCGTGGTGCTCGCGGTGGAGGATCGCGTACGCCCGCGGCGAGAGGTACGAGGGGCCCTGCGCCAGGTAGGTGAGCATGTGGAACGTCCGCTCGGTGCGCGGCGCCATGGTGAACATGCGGTGCGAGGCGTAGCGGTGGTGGAAGAACGACTGGAAGAAGGCCGAGATGACCCAGTGCGCGGTGAACAAGAGGACGATCGCCATCCTTTGGTCGGGCTCCTTTCGGTGAGAAAATTCAGCGTATCAGCCGACCGCGTCTCAGGCAAACCGCAATGCGGTTGGCGCACCGGCGGGTCGCGCGCTATAGGGCCGGCCATGCCGGATCTGTTCCTCCTGCGCCATGGAGAGTCGCAGTGGAACCTGGAGAACCGCTTCACCGGCTGGATCGACGTGCCGCTCTCGCCGCGCGGCGAGGCCGAGGCGCGCGCCGCGGGGGAGAAGCTGCGCGGCCGGCGCATCGACAAGCTCTTCACCTCGGTGCTCGTGCGCGCGACGGAGACCGCGCGCCTGGCGCTCGAGGCCGCCGGCATCGGCCCGCTCCCCACCGAGCGCGACGCGGCCCTCAACGAGCGCATGTACGGGGACCTCCAGGGGAAGGACAAGGCCGAAGCCGCCGAGCGCTTCGGGGCCGCGCAGGTGAAGCTCTGGCGCCGGAGCTACGACGTCCGGCCGCCGGGCGGCGAGAGCCTGGCCGACACCGCGGCGCGCGTCCTCCCCTACTGGGAGAGCCACATCCGGCCCGACCTGCGCGCCGGCAAGAACGTGCTCGTCGTCGCGCACGGGAACTCGCTGCGCGCCCTCGTCATGCACCTGGACGGCCTCACGCGCGAGGAGGTGCTCGCGCTGGAGATCCCGACCGGCGTCCCGCTCCTCTACGAGATCGCACCCGACGGCGCCGTGCGGGGCAAGCGCTACCTCTGAGCATGCTGCTCCGGGAACGCAGGATCATCGTCACCGGCGGGGCGAGCGGCATCGCCGCCGCGACCGTCCGGGCCTACGCGCGCGAGGGCGCGCGCGTGGCCTCGCTCGACGTGAACGACGAGGGCGGCCGCCGCGTCGCCGCCGAGGCCGGTCCCAACGTGGCCTACCACCACTGCGACGTCTCGCGCCGCGCCGAGGTGGACGACGTGTTCGCGCGCGCGGTGGCCGCCATGGGCGGCCTCGACGTGCTCGCCAACGTGGCCGGCGTCGAGCGCGGCACGCCGGCCGAGGACATCCCCGACGCGGAGTGGGACCTCGTCTTCGCCGTCAACGTGAAGGGCACGCTCTACACGAACCAGGCGGCCTTCCGGCACATGAAGGAGCGCGGCGGCCGCATCATCAACTTCGGCTCGGGGGCGGGCATCCGCGGCCAGCGCGGCTCGGCGCACTACTCCGCCGCCAAGGGCGCGGTCATGGCCTGGACGCGCACCGTCGCGCAGGAGTGGGCGCGCCACGGCATCACCGTCAACTCGATCGTGCCGGCGATCTGGACGCCGATGTACGAGGCCTACCGGCAGCGCATGTCCGAGCCGGAGCGCACGATCCACGACCTGGCGATGCAGCACGTGATCCCGCTCGGCGGGCGCCTGGGCGACGCCGAGCGCGACATCGCGCCCGTCATGGTCTTCCTCGCCGGCGACGGCGCGCGCTTCATCACCGGGCAGGCGATCGCGGTCGACGGCGGCATGGTCATGCTCGGATGACGGCGGAGATGCGTCTCCCGCTCCCCGCGCTCGAGCCCGAGAGCGAGCGCTTCTGGCGCGCCTGCCGCGAGGGCCGCCTGGAGATCACGCGCTGCCGGGCCTGCGGCTGGTACGTCCACCCGCCGCGGCCGGTCTGCCCCCGCTGCCAGGCGCGCGACGTGTGCTGGGAGGCCGTCAGCGGCCGCGCCACCGTGGTCAGCTACACGGTGAACCACCAGCGCTGGATGCCCGGCATGGAGGTTCCGTACGCGATCGGCCTGGTCGAGCTGATCGAGCAGGCGGACCTCCGGCTCACCACCAACATCGTCGGCTGCGCGCCCGATGCCGTGACGATCGGCATGCCGGTGCGGGTGACGTTCCGCGACG
The DNA window shown above is from Deltaproteobacteria bacterium and carries:
- a CDS encoding acyl-CoA desaturase, which encodes MAIVLLFTAHWVISAFFQSFFHHRYASHRMFTMAPRTERTFHMLTYLAQGPSYLSPRAYAILHREHHAYSDTERDPHAPGFFANVLTMMWTTALRYNAHLVGTSSPEPRFLGNYPEWPWLDRVGSSWTGRIAWGTAYGLVYLWLATAWWQFLLLPVHWVLGPVHGAIVNWCGHRYGYRNFRTNDASRNFLPFDFLTLGELFQNNHHRAASRLNFAWRRFEFDPTYAVTRLLAWLRVIHLRPGALASPA
- a CDS encoding SDR family oxidoreductase, translated to MLLRERRIIVTGGASGIAAATVRAYAREGARVASLDVNDEGGRRVAAEAGPNVAYHHCDVSRRAEVDDVFARAVAAMGGLDVLANVAGVERGTPAEDIPDAEWDLVFAVNVKGTLYTNQAAFRHMKERGGRIINFGSGAGIRGQRGSAHYSAAKGAVMAWTRTVAQEWARHGITVNSIVPAIWTPMYEAYRQRMSEPERTIHDLAMQHVIPLGGRLGDAERDIAPVMVFLAGDGARFITGQAIAVDGGMVMLG
- a CDS encoding 2,3-diphosphoglycerate-dependent phosphoglycerate mutase, with the protein product MPDLFLLRHGESQWNLENRFTGWIDVPLSPRGEAEARAAGEKLRGRRIDKLFTSVLVRATETARLALEAAGIGPLPTERDAALNERMYGDLQGKDKAEAAERFGAAQVKLWRRSYDVRPPGGESLADTAARVLPYWESHIRPDLRAGKNVLVVAHGNSLRALVMHLDGLTREEVLALEIPTGVPLLYEIAPDGAVRGKRYL